Proteins co-encoded in one Trueperella abortisuis genomic window:
- a CDS encoding inositol monophosphatase family protein has translation MTPRPCDLAQLSQRAARAVAPDLLEAFKNPGPVEYKRNFHDPVTVHDRRAEAAIRAILFEGLPGSLLLGEEEGRVIDADGSPATPGPDDVVWLVDPIDGTSNFTSGLLYWCISIAALRGGQVVAGVIYQPTLDLLYLADDTGAYRNGEPIRVNDQPPHRCLFAANFPSERVADQEGAARGYRLLLEGSKSMRRLGSTALHLAGVAEGTFGACLGMGTQPWDIGAGIALVTAAGGQIVGVRDDRSTNTSVYDSPSYAAAGSAASLQLCLDAIGCVKPQDLQTHYFGGTA, from the coding sequence ATGACACCTCGCCCCTGTGATCTTGCCCAACTTAGCCAGCGCGCCGCCCGCGCGGTCGCCCCCGACCTGCTCGAGGCCTTCAAGAACCCCGGCCCGGTCGAATACAAGCGCAACTTCCACGACCCGGTCACGGTTCACGACCGCCGCGCCGAGGCCGCGATCCGCGCGATCCTTTTCGAGGGCCTGCCCGGCTCGCTTCTGCTCGGCGAGGAGGAGGGCCGCGTCATCGACGCCGACGGCTCCCCCGCCACTCCCGGGCCCGACGACGTCGTGTGGCTGGTTGACCCCATTGACGGCACGTCGAACTTTACCTCCGGCTTGCTGTACTGGTGTATCTCCATTGCCGCGCTCCGCGGCGGACAGGTTGTGGCCGGTGTCATCTACCAGCCCACACTCGACCTGCTCTACCTCGCCGACGACACGGGCGCCTACCGCAACGGCGAACCGATACGCGTCAACGATCAGCCTCCGCACCGTTGCCTGTTCGCCGCCAACTTTCCCTCCGAACGAGTCGCCGACCAGGAGGGCGCCGCCCGCGGCTACCGGCTCCTGCTCGAGGGGTCGAAGTCGATGCGCCGCCTGGGTTCGACCGCCCTGCACCTGGCCGGGGTCGCCGAGGGCACGTTCGGTGCTTGCCTGGGGATGGGCACCCAGCCGTGGGACATCGGCGCAGGCATAGCCCTCGTCACGGCCGCCGGCGGGCAAATCGTGGGCGTGCGCGACGACCGCTCCACCAACACCTCCGTCTACGACAGCCCCAGCTACGCCGCCGCCGGGAGCGCCGCCTCCCTGCAGCTCTGCCTTGACGCCATCGGCTGCGTTAAACCCCAAGACCTTCAGACCCACTACTTCGGGGGCACGGCATGA
- a CDS encoding WhiB family transcriptional regulator has protein sequence MQGIFDLGYGFAQDADLSWMEEALCAQTDPDIFYPEKGGSTAPATSICKNCSVRAECLEYAVTNDIRHGIWGGTSDNDRKRMARERKAARGGR, from the coding sequence ATGCAGGGAATCTTTGACCTTGGCTACGGCTTTGCTCAGGACGCGGACCTGTCGTGGATGGAAGAGGCGCTGTGCGCGCAGACGGATCCCGACATCTTCTATCCGGAAAAGGGTGGGTCCACCGCGCCGGCCACATCGATCTGCAAGAACTGCTCCGTGCGGGCCGAGTGCCTCGAGTACGCCGTGACGAACGACATCCGCCACGGGATCTGGGGCGGCACCTCGGATAACGACCGCAAGCGGATGGCTCGCGAGCGTAAGGCAGCGCGCGGAGGGCGCTAG
- a CDS encoding glycosyltransferase yields the protein MDSVTREKVTAIVVCHGRDLSFFSQTLAGLREQVHHPDHIVVAVPSLDSPYVQPVHAELDPDGERIHLVHARGKNLAQILSGLEFFDADWLWILHADSRPEPAALDTLLRTGEGSNRIGVVGPKQIAWEDADSPVLLEVGIRATRSARRVPEVEEGERDQGQYDSRTDVLAVGTAGALVRRSVWDALGGLDPFLGPFGDGLEFSRRVRRAGYRVVVAPAAVVRHARSGLGTTPERTYARRRSAQIYNSLLAAPAALVALYVFGYLLLALPRALARLVTKETALAWAELGAGARVVTMLDDVVRGRRRIAKVATVGADVLAPLEAKAADIRSARRESRRSAREAKILAEQPDPLTIKARADLARHTRRGAILTLALTTLFALVFFLPLFSAGVLSGGGLAADTTDAPTLARLIWSGWLDSGSGHAYAIDPLWVVMLPFLALGYPFGLTLGALATGMVYLAIPIGAAFGYLAAGRISASWVVRTVAALAWVVAPPFLASLAGGQIGAVVVHVTLPIALFGVVGAWRGSARSLGLLSLAFGVLAAATPFFAIAAVGLGAIGFAGRKGQRKRWLWVPVPALLLLAPSLASFTPGLLFAQPGVPTGAAPALSLVGHLRADPVLLIAVAAVVGAGALALLRLHRRWWIRLGWLILAAGLGLAALAPTLAVGYRLAAGGYETVEGSPMVGYSIAWLGAWIAILCGSHGLRTAMRRRSFGLTQVAGGLVMVALPIAVLAAGGRGLQTVWEEEPVLGANAPALPALAVEAEAAGERVLALTPTSTGVSAQVWRGQGIELHEYTMARGQDIEPDEADAALADVVAGLARGSGDAAQLSDHAIAIVLVPPAGQGESPEFRGQLIGRLHTATGLQYVTSGEAGTFWRVTESAGRARAGQVLASGVVGARGEASGPATLTLAERADPHWVATLDGEELAPVQAGWAQAWQLTGSGKVTIDYVDPLGRGLVLAQFAALLASLITSLPLRRRVGGIE from the coding sequence GTGGATAGCGTCACGCGTGAGAAAGTCACGGCGATCGTGGTGTGCCACGGCCGTGACCTTTCTTTTTTCTCCCAGACCCTGGCGGGGTTGAGGGAGCAGGTTCACCATCCGGATCACATCGTGGTCGCGGTGCCGAGCCTCGATTCCCCCTACGTCCAGCCGGTGCACGCCGAGCTTGACCCGGACGGCGAACGCATCCACCTCGTCCACGCGAGGGGCAAGAACCTCGCCCAGATCCTCTCCGGCCTGGAGTTTTTCGACGCCGACTGGCTGTGGATCCTCCACGCCGACTCCCGCCCCGAGCCCGCCGCGCTCGATACACTGCTACGCACGGGCGAGGGCTCGAACCGCATCGGCGTCGTCGGTCCCAAGCAGATCGCGTGGGAGGACGCCGACTCCCCGGTCCTGCTCGAGGTGGGCATCCGCGCTACACGCAGCGCACGCCGCGTGCCCGAGGTGGAGGAAGGCGAGCGCGACCAGGGCCAGTACGACTCGCGCACCGACGTGCTCGCGGTGGGGACTGCCGGGGCCCTCGTCCGGCGCTCCGTGTGGGACGCCCTGGGCGGTCTCGACCCGTTCCTCGGCCCCTTCGGCGATGGCCTCGAGTTTTCCCGGCGTGTCCGGCGCGCCGGCTATCGCGTGGTGGTCGCCCCGGCCGCCGTGGTCCGCCACGCCCGTTCCGGGCTCGGCACCACCCCCGAGCGCACCTACGCCCGGCGTCGTTCCGCCCAGATCTACAACTCCCTGCTTGCGGCGCCGGCGGCCCTCGTAGCGCTCTACGTGTTCGGATACCTCCTGCTCGCCCTCCCGCGCGCGCTCGCCCGGCTGGTCACGAAGGAGACGGCCCTCGCTTGGGCCGAGCTCGGCGCCGGGGCCCGCGTCGTGACGATGCTCGACGACGTCGTGCGCGGGCGGCGCCGGATCGCGAAGGTGGCGACCGTGGGGGCGGACGTCCTCGCCCCGCTCGAGGCCAAAGCAGCTGACATTCGCTCTGCCCGCCGCGAATCGCGCAGGTCGGCTAGGGAGGCCAAGATCCTTGCCGAGCAGCCCGACCCGCTGACGATCAAGGCCCGCGCGGACCTCGCCCGCCACACTCGGCGCGGCGCCATCCTCACGCTCGCGCTGACCACGCTGTTCGCCCTCGTCTTCTTTTTGCCCCTCTTTTCCGCGGGCGTCCTGTCGGGCGGCGGGCTCGCCGCCGACACCACCGACGCCCCCACCCTGGCTCGCCTCATATGGTCGGGCTGGCTCGACTCCGGCTCCGGTCACGCCTACGCCATCGACCCCCTATGGGTGGTCATGTTGCCCTTCCTCGCCCTCGGATACCCGTTCGGGTTGACCCTGGGTGCGCTCGCCACCGGCATGGTCTACCTCGCCATCCCGATCGGCGCCGCCTTCGGCTACCTCGCCGCCGGGCGGATCAGCGCCTCGTGGGTGGTGCGGACCGTGGCGGCGCTCGCCTGGGTGGTGGCGCCCCCGTTCCTCGCCTCGCTCGCCGGCGGGCAGATCGGCGCCGTCGTCGTCCACGTGACCCTGCCGATAGCGCTTTTCGGCGTGGTGGGGGCGTGGCGCGGCTCGGCGCGTAGCCTCGGCCTGCTCTCCCTGGCCTTCGGCGTGCTCGCCGCGGCCACCCCCTTCTTCGCGATTGCCGCTGTTGGCCTCGGCGCGATCGGCTTCGCGGGGCGCAAGGGCCAGCGCAAGCGCTGGCTGTGGGTGCCCGTCCCGGCGCTCCTCTTACTGGCGCCCTCCCTGGCGAGCTTCACCCCCGGGCTGCTATTCGCCCAGCCGGGCGTGCCGACGGGCGCAGCCCCCGCCCTGTCCTTGGTCGGCCACCTTCGCGCGGACCCCGTTCTGCTCATCGCCGTCGCGGCCGTGGTCGGGGCTGGCGCTCTGGCACTGTTGCGCCTACACCGGCGCTGGTGGATCCGCCTGGGCTGGCTTATCCTCGCCGCCGGGCTTGGGCTGGCCGCACTGGCCCCGACCCTCGCCGTGGGCTATCGGCTTGCGGCCGGCGGATACGAGACCGTGGAGGGCTCGCCCATGGTGGGCTACTCGATTGCCTGGCTCGGCGCGTGGATCGCGATCCTGTGCGGCTCGCACGGCCTACGCACCGCGATGCGCCGCCGCAGCTTTGGGCTGACCCAGGTGGCGGGCGGGCTCGTCATGGTCGCCCTGCCGATCGCCGTTCTCGCCGCGGGCGGGCGAGGATTGCAAACAGTGTGGGAGGAGGAACCCGTGCTCGGCGCGAATGCCCCCGCCCTCCCGGCCCTCGCCGTGGAGGCGGAGGCGGCGGGCGAGCGCGTCCTCGCCCTGACCCCGACCTCCACCGGCGTCAGCGCGCAGGTGTGGCGTGGGCAGGGCATAGAGCTGCATGAATACACCATGGCGCGCGGGCAGGATATCGAGCCAGACGAGGCCGACGCCGCGCTCGCAGACGTCGTGGCGGGCCTTGCCCGAGGATCCGGCGACGCCGCACAGCTTTCCGACCACGCCATCGCCATCGTGCTCGTCCCGCCCGCGGGGCAGGGTGAGTCCCCCGAGTTCCGGGGCCAACTGATCGGCCGCCTCCACACGGCGACGGGCCTGCAATACGTGACCTCCGGCGAAGCCGGGACCTTCTGGCGCGTGACCGAGTCGGCAGGGCGCGCGCGAGCGGGTCAGGTGCTTGCCTCCGGCGTCGTGGGTGCGCGTGGCGAGGCGAGCGGTCCGGCCACCCTTACCCTCGCGGAACGCGCCGACCCCCACTGGGTCGCCACGCTGGACGGCGAGGAGCTCGCCCCCGTCCAAGCCGGCTGGGCTCAGGCCTGGCAGCTCACGGGCTCGGGGAAGGTGACTATCGACTACGTGGATCCCCTTGGCCGCGGGCTGGTCCTCGCCCAGTTCGCCGCGCTCCTGGCAAGCCTGATTACGTCGCTGCCGTTGCGCCGGCGGGTGGGAGGTATCGAATGA
- a CDS encoding DUF5719 family protein, producing the protein MKKTLGALVTGIGVLALAAGAGIATATPWAQPAQPRTVAAPQGQTGPRPASLLCYASARSADTGGINAVDVDERKSSWAGVFSDAAATFDGKAFTGALPQQLLVSGAAVGVASGEGVIAGASIQTAEAGDSRGLIAAPCEWPTNTVWLVGGASGVGNWSTLMVRNASATATTINIDVYSSTGRLEIQGLTSLSLEAGGEATRDLTGLIPDDPRIAIRLSSETGSFVAAMQVLQLDGVTPAGIDMVTDSSAGTDVVIPGVVISDSGAASLRVVNPHDEPTTVSVTTLGKEESPLEGAQGVEVAPQSVLDLSLAGLAPGSYAFRVSANDDVAAGVSLTRTDNDGADVAWLAAREPVTRGGISAGPHEGTLVLSGSGQVNWRSYDSEGRELDNQTLTVDKIASVEIPAEAYYVTVEAREPMYGAALLHTETGVAWLALTQDSTSSQSVRLTVAN; encoded by the coding sequence ATGAAGAAGACACTCGGGGCGCTCGTGACCGGAATTGGTGTGCTGGCCCTCGCAGCGGGTGCGGGGATAGCGACGGCGACGCCGTGGGCCCAGCCCGCCCAACCCCGCACCGTTGCGGCGCCGCAGGGGCAGACCGGCCCACGACCGGCCAGCCTCCTGTGCTACGCCAGCGCCCGCAGCGCCGACACGGGCGGCATCAACGCGGTCGACGTCGACGAGCGCAAGAGCAGCTGGGCCGGCGTCTTCTCCGATGCCGCCGCCACCTTCGACGGCAAGGCCTTCACCGGCGCGCTTCCGCAGCAGCTGCTGGTGAGCGGGGCGGCAGTGGGCGTGGCGAGCGGGGAGGGCGTGATTGCGGGCGCCTCCATCCAGACCGCCGAGGCCGGCGATTCGCGCGGCCTGATCGCGGCACCATGCGAGTGGCCGACCAACACGGTTTGGCTGGTCGGCGGGGCGAGCGGGGTTGGCAACTGGTCCACGCTCATGGTCCGCAACGCCTCGGCCACCGCTACCACGATCAACATCGACGTCTACTCTTCAACCGGCCGGCTCGAGATCCAGGGCCTGACCTCCCTCTCCCTTGAGGCTGGCGGCGAGGCCACCCGCGACCTGACCGGCCTTATCCCCGACGACCCTCGTATCGCCATCCGGCTGTCCTCCGAGACGGGCTCCTTCGTTGCCGCCATGCAGGTTCTCCAACTCGACGGCGTCACGCCAGCCGGCATCGACATGGTCACCGACTCGTCCGCCGGCACCGACGTGGTCATCCCCGGCGTCGTCATCAGCGACTCAGGCGCCGCCTCCCTCCGCGTCGTCAACCCCCACGACGAGCCCACCACCGTCTCCGTCACCACCTTGGGCAAAGAGGAAAGTCCTCTCGAGGGCGCCCAGGGCGTGGAGGTGGCGCCGCAGTCCGTCCTCGACCTCTCGCTCGCCGGCCTTGCTCCCGGTTCCTACGCCTTCCGCGTCAGTGCGAACGACGACGTCGCGGCGGGCGTGTCGCTCACCCGCACCGACAACGACGGCGCCGACGTCGCCTGGCTGGCCGCCCGCGAACCCGTCACCCGTGGAGGCATCTCCGCGGGCCCACACGAGGGCACCCTGGTGCTCAGCGGAAGCGGGCAGGTGAACTGGAGGAGCTACGATTCAGAGGGCCGGGAGCTGGATAACCAGACCCTGACGGTCGACAAGATCGCCAGCGTTGAGATCCCGGCCGAGGCCTACTACGTCACGGTCGAGGCGCGCGAGCCGATGTATGGCGCCGCGCTGCTTCACACGGAGACGGGCGTCGCCTGGCTCGCGCTGACCCAGGATTCAACCTCCAGCCAATCTGTCCGGCTCACCGTCGCCAACTAG
- a CDS encoding DUF3499 domain-containing protein: MSLRKCSRVGCKQPAVATMTYGYREATAVIGPLSPVPLQGAFDLCKEHANHVTAPVGWQMVRLQTEFEEAPPSTDDLLALADAIREASRRDVPPPTPAQREIRRPAADVSTRPHPRPRLTVIDGGEDEGEDEGEDAQ; this comes from the coding sequence GTGAGTCTTCGAAAGTGTTCCCGCGTCGGTTGCAAGCAGCCAGCCGTCGCCACCATGACGTACGGCTACCGCGAAGCCACGGCCGTCATCGGCCCGCTCTCGCCCGTCCCGTTGCAGGGCGCTTTCGACCTGTGTAAGGAGCACGCCAACCACGTCACCGCGCCGGTTGGCTGGCAGATGGTTCGCCTCCAAACGGAGTTCGAGGAGGCGCCGCCCTCCACTGACGACCTGCTCGCCCTTGCCGACGCCATCCGGGAGGCATCCCGCCGCGATGTGCCGCCACCGACGCCGGCCCAGCGCGAGATCCGCAGACCCGCGGCCGACGTCTCCACCCGGCCCCACCCGCGCCCGCGCCTGACCGTCATCGACGGTGGGGAGGACGAGGGTGAAGACGAGGGTGAAGATGCCCAGTAG
- a CDS encoding metallopeptidase family protein, with protein MSFPRSARRRDRHGRGPRGPILPASVPAWRTRADEFDDLLAWELGGYRRVLGERMDRFDFAVIDVPGQDPAPWEDGVPLARFLPFERPAKIHGRLIFYRMPILEQMRREPDARIFIHDVVTSQLASALDCYPEDIDYY; from the coding sequence ATGTCCTTTCCCCGATCTGCCCGACGCCGCGACCGCCATGGGCGCGGCCCGCGCGGCCCAATCCTGCCCGCGTCCGTCCCGGCCTGGCGCACCCGCGCCGACGAGTTCGACGACCTCCTCGCCTGGGAGCTCGGCGGCTACCGGCGGGTGCTGGGGGAGAGGATGGACCGCTTTGATTTCGCGGTCATAGACGTGCCCGGCCAGGACCCGGCCCCCTGGGAGGATGGGGTGCCGCTCGCGCGCTTCCTGCCCTTCGAGCGGCCCGCGAAGATCCACGGCCGGCTCATCTTCTACCGCATGCCGATCCTCGAACAGATGCGCCGCGAGCCCGACGCCCGCATCTTCATCCACGACGTCGTGACCAGCCAGCTCGCCAGCGCCCTCGACTGCTACCCGGAGGACATCGACTACTATTAG
- a CDS encoding RDD family protein produces the protein MAEHSIITGEGVELELPAATVLSRIVSGLIDYGLLTIAYTALIFSLASTFPDLNGAQVGTLIVSATAIFFWLVPALVTASSNGRSLGKLATRTRVVRLDGGTITANQAFIRATAGILEVIGTLGLIATVASFVTKNSQRLGDMLAGTYVVRWPSRSTWEPRASMPRELAGWAQIAQTRALPTGLSLNVADFLKGRDRLTAQARQAQARALAAACEKYVAPPPPWGTPAEAFIEALTVIRYDVERRRFAEAAERRQRLGTRVAEIPYGLDEAAWAQR, from the coding sequence GTGGCAGAACACAGCATCATCACAGGCGAGGGAGTCGAACTCGAGCTTCCGGCGGCGACAGTGCTTTCGCGCATCGTCAGCGGCCTCATCGACTACGGGCTGCTCACCATCGCCTACACGGCCCTCATTTTTAGCCTCGCCTCCACCTTCCCCGACCTCAACGGAGCCCAGGTGGGCACGCTGATCGTGAGCGCGACAGCGATCTTCTTCTGGCTGGTGCCCGCGCTGGTTACTGCCTCCTCCAACGGGCGTTCGTTGGGAAAGCTCGCCACCCGCACACGCGTAGTTCGCCTCGACGGCGGCACGATCACCGCGAACCAGGCTTTCATCCGGGCCACGGCCGGGATCCTCGAGGTTATCGGCACCTTGGGCCTCATTGCCACGGTGGCCTCGTTCGTCACGAAAAACAGCCAACGGCTCGGCGACATGCTGGCCGGCACGTACGTCGTACGATGGCCCTCCCGCAGCACCTGGGAGCCCCGGGCGTCGATGCCGCGCGAGCTGGCCGGGTGGGCCCAGATCGCCCAGACGCGCGCCCTGCCCACCGGCCTGTCGCTCAACGTGGCGGACTTCCTCAAGGGTCGCGATCGCCTGACCGCGCAGGCCCGCCAGGCCCAGGCGCGGGCGCTCGCCGCCGCGTGCGAGAAGTACGTCGCTCCCCCGCCCCCGTGGGGCACCCCCGCCGAGGCCTTTATCGAGGCTTTGACTGTCATCCGCTACGACGTCGAGCGGCGCCGTTTCGCGGAGGCCGCCGAGCGGCGCCAGCGGCTTGGCACGCGGGTGGCGGAGATTCCCTACGGCCTCGACGAGGCCGCCTGGGCGCAACGCTGA
- a CDS encoding stage II sporulation protein M: MESLAFAKAHQAQWERLDELTAKPRLSGSEADEFVRLYQASAAHLATVRTQAPDPDLILTLSATVGAARARLTEIRGANLRSLGRAITSTLPHAFYRIRWWVHAVGLAFVLICAMVMIYFRLNPNEIFQLGSYEYLRQYADEAFAAYYREFSGAQFGAMVWTNNAWIALQAVGGGITGIFPIYVIGQNAVGVGQAGAILDYFGALPVFFQLIGPHGLLELTAIFVAGAAGLKLFWTLLVPGDRPRLQALAAEGKQAMFVALGLVGVLFVSALVEGFVTPSYLHWGVKIAIGAGVLLAFWTWVYAFGRGETRDETPIRYAA; encoded by the coding sequence GTGGAGAGTCTAGCTTTTGCCAAAGCGCACCAAGCCCAGTGGGAGCGCCTCGACGAATTGACGGCCAAGCCGCGCCTGTCCGGCTCCGAGGCCGACGAATTCGTGCGCCTCTACCAGGCCTCCGCCGCACACCTGGCCACCGTGCGCACCCAGGCCCCCGACCCCGACCTGATCCTCACCCTCTCTGCCACCGTCGGCGCCGCCAGGGCCCGGCTGACCGAGATCCGCGGGGCGAACCTGCGCTCGCTTGGCCGCGCCATCACCTCCACCCTTCCGCACGCCTTCTACAGGATCCGCTGGTGGGTGCACGCCGTAGGGCTCGCCTTCGTCCTGATCTGTGCGATGGTGATGATTTACTTCCGGCTCAACCCCAACGAGATCTTTCAGCTCGGTTCCTACGAGTACCTGCGGCAGTACGCGGATGAGGCCTTCGCCGCCTACTACCGCGAATTCTCCGGCGCCCAGTTCGGCGCAATGGTGTGGACGAACAACGCCTGGATCGCGCTTCAGGCTGTCGGGGGCGGCATCACGGGCATTTTCCCCATCTACGTGATCGGTCAAAACGCCGTGGGCGTGGGGCAGGCCGGCGCGATCCTCGACTACTTCGGCGCGCTACCGGTGTTCTTCCAGCTCATCGGACCCCACGGCTTGCTCGAGTTGACGGCCATCTTCGTGGCCGGGGCCGCCGGCCTTAAGCTGTTCTGGACGTTGCTCGTCCCCGGCGATAGGCCGCGCCTGCAGGCGCTCGCCGCGGAAGGCAAGCAGGCGATGTTCGTCGCCCTCGGCCTCGTGGGCGTGTTGTTCGTGTCGGCCCTCGTGGAAGGCTTCGTGACGCCCTCCTACCTCCACTGGGGCGTCAAGATCGCCATCGGCGCCGGGGTCCTGCTCGCCTTCTGGACCTGGGTCTACGCCTTCGGGCGCGGCGAGACCAGGGACGAGACACCGATTCGGTACGCCGCCTAG